ATGTTCTCTTCCTGGAACCGTAAACATTAACACGAGGGCAAAAGCGCAAGCGAAGAAAAATAACCCACTCATGATCCATTTCTTCATTCGTTGTGTCCTCCTACTATGTACAATCCTTCATTTATTATAAAGGATCATGAACCTGCTTCATAGTATTTTATGGTAAATATTTAAACAAAAGTTAGGAGAGACAATCATGTCTATTTGAGCTTTGTTCCGGTATACACCATACAGAAGAACAGCTTAGGACCCTCTGGCGTAAGACGCTCATAGGTATCATGAATAGCAAATCCCGCTTTCTCATAAGTGCGGATCGCTCTTTTATTCCAGGTGAGAACTTCAAGATCAATCTCATTCTGCGGCTGCCGGGCAGCAGCTTCTTGTACAATGGAGCTTACGAAGGGGGCTCCGAGCCCCTGCCCGCACAGATCAGGTCTCAGACCGAGACCAAGCCGGGTCACACCGGCTAGAGGAAATAATTGTGCGAACCCGTATAGCTCACCGGTATCATTTACAATGGATAAATATTGTGTGCCTCGGAGCTTAGGGTCGCCGAATTCAATCTCAAGTGCCTTCATTTGCTCCCAGGGCAGCCAGCCATATATGTTATAAGGAGGTTCGTACTGCCAAGTGCAGATCTCAGCTGCATGCTCTTCACTCATAGAAAGGGCATGAAAGGTCGTGCCTTTCTGCGTCATGTCATCGTCTCCTTTGATTCCTCATCAAATAGTCCTCCCTAATATAATATAAAAAGCCCGAAGATGGATTACTATTTAGTAATCTAATCT
This sequence is a window from Paenibacillus urinalis. Protein-coding genes within it:
- a CDS encoding GNAT family N-acetyltransferase, giving the protein MTQKGTTFHALSMSEEHAAEICTWQYEPPYNIYGWLPWEQMKALEIEFGDPKLRGTQYLSIVNDTGELYGFAQLFPLAGVTRLGLGLRPDLCGQGLGAPFVSSIVQEAAARQPQNEIDLEVLTWNKRAIRTYEKAGFAIHDTYERLTPEGPKLFFCMVYTGTKLK